The following coding sequences lie in one Megalodesulfovibrio gigas DSM 1382 = ATCC 19364 genomic window:
- a CDS encoding DUF503 domain-containing protein has product MVIGTLLLEFTLHGNDSLKGKRNVAQSLKRKLRNKFNVAVAEVDSMESHTRLVLACVTVSNDAAHAQGLLTKVQNMVEAATDEELTDSQMDILRCEN; this is encoded by the coding sequence ATGGTTATTGGCACCCTGCTCCTGGAGTTCACCCTGCACGGCAACGACTCGCTCAAAGGCAAGCGCAACGTGGCCCAAAGCCTCAAGCGCAAGCTGCGAAACAAGTTCAATGTGGCTGTGGCAGAGGTGGACTCCATGGAGAGCCATACTCGACTGGTGCTGGCCTGCGTCACCGTCTCCAACGACGCGGCGCATGCCCAAGGCTTGTTGACCAAGGTCCAAAACATGGTGGAAGCCGCCACCGACGAAGAATTGACCGACAGCCAGATGGATATTCTGCGCTGCGAGAACTGA
- a CDS encoding DHH family phosphoesterase — MRDHTKNPETTPRTAPQATPLVRIRQLIDANQRFLVASHANPDGDALGSSAALGALLQALGKDVRLYNSTGRPKFLEWLPLPCPLVTSLDELGDFVPDWAFVLDCGDMARVGEEIAGSSLQLVNIDHHLGNPDFGAVNWVDPSQAAVGCMIAALAREFGVPLTGALGESLYLAIVSDTGQFSYGNTTPDVLALASEIVGSGLDVGEFTARWQNQWTLSRLRLWSLALANVQVYDDGAICVVGITRAMLEAAQATKEDCEGLVETIRRVRGVRMSITLREEVAGQIRISLRSFGDDDAQAVAQHFGGGGHRNASGATFVGTMTEAEAAVVAAASAVLTSMQEPAHG; from the coding sequence ATGCGAGACCACACGAAGAATCCGGAGACGACGCCCCGGACGGCACCCCAGGCGACCCCCCTGGTCCGGATTCGTCAGCTCATTGACGCCAACCAGCGCTTCCTGGTGGCCTCGCATGCCAATCCAGACGGCGACGCCCTGGGCTCCAGCGCCGCCCTGGGTGCGCTACTCCAAGCCCTGGGCAAGGACGTGCGGCTGTACAACAGCACCGGCCGGCCCAAATTCCTGGAATGGCTGCCCCTGCCCTGCCCCCTGGTCACCAGCCTGGACGAGCTGGGCGATTTTGTCCCGGACTGGGCCTTTGTGCTCGACTGCGGCGACATGGCCCGCGTGGGCGAGGAAATCGCCGGCAGCTCCCTGCAGTTGGTGAACATCGATCATCACCTGGGCAATCCGGATTTCGGCGCGGTCAATTGGGTGGATCCCTCCCAGGCTGCCGTGGGCTGCATGATCGCCGCCCTGGCCCGGGAATTCGGCGTGCCCCTCACGGGGGCGCTGGGCGAGTCCCTCTATCTGGCCATCGTCAGCGATACCGGACAGTTCAGCTACGGCAACACCACCCCTGATGTCCTGGCCCTGGCCTCGGAAATCGTCGGCAGCGGTCTGGATGTGGGCGAATTCACCGCCCGCTGGCAAAACCAGTGGACCCTCTCGCGGCTGCGGCTGTGGTCCCTGGCCCTGGCCAACGTGCAGGTGTATGATGACGGCGCCATCTGTGTGGTCGGCATCACCCGGGCCATGCTGGAAGCCGCCCAGGCCACCAAGGAAGACTGCGAAGGCCTGGTGGAAACCATCCGCAGGGTCCGCGGCGTGCGCATGTCCATCACCCTGCGCGAGGAAGTGGCAGGGCAGATCCGCATCTCCTTGCGCTCCTTCGGCGACGACGACGCCCAGGCCGTGGCGCAACATTTTGGCGGCGGCGGACACCGCAACGCCTCCGGGGCCACGTTTGTCGGCACCATGACCGAGGCGGAAGCAGCCGTGGTGGCTGCGGCATCCGCCGTGCTGACGTCCATGCAGGAACCGGCGCATGGCTAG
- a CDS encoding VTT domain-containing protein, with protein sequence MPWKKIALGVVLLALAGGFFALGLQEHLTFEAAKASQARLQDFYHEHPGPALLGFAAGYLAMVVLNLPGATIMGLLAGAIFGGLVGTVVVSFASSLGATLACLMSRYLLRGWVQRMFPQVIATMDQGMAREGAFYLFSLRLIPVVPFFVINLAMGLTAMRLRTFYWVSQLGMLPGTIVYVNAGSELGRLTSPADIFSPRLLLALALLGLLPLAGKKGLAWYRRRTGNAPSGPAVPSGQVAPSGPAVPGGQGSSAPVPSEEVSRQAGAIAAACTDCGACVRQCPFLQDAGTPGAIARSVLEGRAIVDPHACSLCGLCEAVCPEGVTPAEFFLTLRREAVAGGRVDLSRYARLLGYERRGHSHRFAWYPPRQAGGTGTVFFPGCTLPGTRPDITWRFFERLRQDIPDLTMVLDCCHKPSHDLGRQAYFLERFGLIRDRLLALGVTQVLTACPNCHKVFARYGAPLTVTTVYEHLAGTMPAELSPSASGPAVVVHDPCPLRREEGIHRAVRTLLAARGVAVKSMKHSGRRTLCCGEGGGVGLHRPDLAKAWTSRRASLAGSTPIVTYCAGCAGFLARVAPTMHLGEVLFAPEQSPTQSPERALAGRSKVAKAPMTYVHRLRLKRRLARMEAKG encoded by the coding sequence GTGCCCTGGAAAAAAATCGCGCTGGGCGTGGTCCTGTTGGCCCTGGCGGGCGGCTTCTTCGCCCTGGGGTTGCAGGAGCATCTGACCTTCGAGGCCGCCAAGGCGTCCCAGGCCAGGCTGCAGGATTTCTATCACGAGCACCCCGGCCCGGCGCTTCTGGGCTTCGCGGCCGGCTACCTGGCGATGGTGGTCTTGAATCTGCCCGGGGCCACCATCATGGGCTTGCTGGCCGGGGCCATCTTCGGCGGGCTGGTGGGCACGGTGGTGGTGTCCTTTGCCAGTTCCCTGGGGGCCACCCTGGCCTGTCTGATGTCCCGATATCTGTTGCGCGGCTGGGTGCAACGCATGTTTCCCCAGGTCATCGCCACAATGGATCAGGGCATGGCCCGCGAGGGCGCGTTCTATCTCTTCTCCCTGCGGCTTATCCCGGTGGTCCCGTTTTTTGTCATCAATCTGGCCATGGGCCTCACGGCCATGCGGCTGCGGACGTTCTATTGGGTCTCGCAGCTGGGGATGCTGCCGGGGACCATCGTTTACGTGAACGCAGGCAGCGAGCTGGGCCGGCTGACCTCGCCGGCGGACATCTTTTCCCCGCGCCTGCTCCTGGCCCTGGCCCTGCTGGGGCTGCTGCCCCTGGCCGGCAAGAAGGGGCTGGCGTGGTACCGGCGGCGCACGGGAAATGCGCCATCCGGGCCGGCCGTGCCATCTGGACAGGTTGCACCCTCTGGGCCGGCCGTGCCGGGCGGGCAGGGATCGTCTGCGCCTGTGCCGTCAGAAGAGGTCTCCCGCCAGGCTGGAGCCATCGCCGCTGCCTGCACGGATTGCGGCGCCTGCGTGCGGCAGTGCCCGTTCCTGCAGGATGCCGGCACGCCGGGAGCCATCGCCCGATCTGTGCTGGAGGGTCGCGCCATCGTCGATCCCCACGCCTGCAGCCTGTGCGGCCTGTGCGAGGCGGTGTGCCCCGAGGGGGTGACGCCGGCGGAATTTTTCCTGACCCTGCGCCGGGAGGCCGTGGCCGGGGGCAGGGTGGATCTGTCCCGCTATGCCCGGCTGCTGGGCTACGAGCGGCGCGGCCATTCCCACCGCTTTGCCTGGTATCCGCCGCGGCAGGCCGGGGGGACGGGCACGGTGTTTTTTCCCGGCTGCACCCTGCCCGGCACGCGGCCGGACATCACCTGGCGGTTTTTTGAACGGCTGCGGCAGGATATCCCGGATCTGACCATGGTGCTGGATTGCTGCCACAAACCGTCGCACGACCTGGGCCGGCAGGCGTATTTTCTGGAACGATTCGGCCTGATCCGCGACCGGTTGCTGGCCCTGGGCGTGACGCAGGTGCTGACGGCCTGCCCCAATTGCCACAAGGTCTTTGCCCGCTACGGCGCGCCTCTGACGGTGACGACGGTGTATGAGCATCTGGCCGGGACCATGCCGGCGGAGTTGTCGCCGTCTGCCTCCGGCCCGGCCGTGGTGGTGCACGATCCCTGCCCCCTGCGCCGGGAAGAGGGCATCCATCGGGCGGTGCGCACCTTGCTGGCGGCGCGCGGCGTGGCCGTCAAATCCATGAAGCATTCCGGACGGCGGACCCTGTGCTGCGGGGAGGGCGGCGGCGTGGGGCTGCACCGGCCGGACCTGGCCAAGGCCTGGACGTCCCGCCGGGCGTCCCTGGCTGGCTCGACTCCCATCGTCACCTACTGCGCCGGCTGTGCGGGATTCCTGGCCCGCGTGGCCCCCACCATGCACCTGGGCGAAGTGCTCTTTGCCCCGGAACAGTCTCCGACACAGTCGCCGGAACGGGCGTTGGCCGGCCGCAGCAAGGTGGCCAAGGCCCCCATGACCTATGTGCACCGCTTGCGGCTCAAGCGCCGGTTGGCGCGGATGGAGGCGAAAGGGTGA
- the truB gene encoding tRNA pseudouridine(55) synthase TruB, with amino-acid sequence MARRSRHRGSDRQLHGVLVLHKPEGPTSAACLERVKRVCGQPRIGHAGTLDPLATGVLVVLLGQATKLSNYLTGADKTYVGELELGRTTDTYDIQGTETSRADWSSLTPETVAAAVTAWQDDTTQEVPAYSAAKHQGEPLYKLAREGRDAPVKVKEITIYEAEAVTLDLPRCIFRVRCSAGAYVRSLVHSLGIRLGCGAVMTALTRTQSHPFTLDMAVSLDDILAEPERLGERIIPLEHALPHWPRVALDARQAEELKRSGRLPWEAGTTDAQAFAPGQRALFLDQHGKALGLMETGIEKTGGAAVWTVLRGLWEA; translated from the coding sequence ATGGCTAGGCGCTCCCGTCATCGCGGCAGCGACCGCCAGCTCCATGGCGTGCTGGTGCTGCACAAGCCGGAAGGCCCCACCTCCGCGGCGTGCCTGGAACGCGTGAAGCGCGTGTGCGGCCAGCCGCGCATCGGCCATGCCGGCACCCTGGACCCCCTGGCCACAGGGGTGCTGGTGGTGCTGCTGGGCCAGGCCACCAAACTTTCCAATTACCTGACCGGCGCGGACAAAACGTACGTGGGCGAACTGGAACTCGGCCGCACCACGGACACCTATGACATCCAGGGCACGGAAACCAGCCGGGCGGACTGGTCGTCCCTCACGCCGGAGACGGTCGCCGCCGCCGTGACCGCCTGGCAGGACGACACCACCCAGGAAGTGCCGGCCTACTCTGCCGCCAAGCACCAGGGCGAGCCCCTGTACAAGCTGGCGCGCGAGGGCCGTGACGCCCCGGTCAAGGTCAAGGAAATCACTATTTACGAGGCAGAAGCAGTCACGCTGGATCTGCCTCGATGCATCTTTCGGGTCCGCTGCAGCGCCGGCGCTTATGTCCGGTCCCTGGTCCACAGCCTGGGGATTCGGCTGGGCTGCGGCGCTGTGATGACGGCGCTGACCCGAACCCAAAGCCACCCCTTCACCCTGGACATGGCCGTCTCCCTGGACGACATCCTGGCCGAACCCGAACGTCTTGGGGAACGCATCATTCCCCTGGAACACGCGCTGCCCCACTGGCCGCGCGTGGCCCTGGACGCCCGGCAGGCCGAGGAACTCAAGCGCAGCGGCAGGCTGCCCTGGGAGGCCGGAACCACGGACGCGCAGGCTTTTGCACCCGGCCAGCGCGCCCTGTTTCTGGACCAGCACGGCAAGGCCCTCGGGCTCATGGAAACCGGGATCGAGAAGACGGGCGGCGCCGCGGTATGGACTGTGCTCAGAGGCCTCTGGGAGGCTTGA
- the rpsO gene encoding 30S ribosomal protein S15, producing the protein MVMTTDDKAKVIETYKTHEGDTGSPEVQIALLSSRILYLTDHFKVHSKDFHSRTGLLKLVGQRRKLLNYLKKKDVQRYRDIIARLNLRK; encoded by the coding sequence GTGGTCATGACGACGGACGACAAGGCCAAGGTCATCGAAACGTACAAGACGCACGAAGGCGACACCGGTTCCCCGGAAGTGCAGATCGCACTGCTTTCGTCCCGCATTTTGTACCTCACGGATCACTTCAAGGTGCATTCCAAGGACTTCCACTCCCGCACCGGCCTGCTCAAGCTGGTCGGTCAGCGCCGGAAGCTCCTCAACTACTTGAAAAAGAAGGACGTTCAGCGCTACCGCGATATCATCGCACGCCTGAACCTGCGCAAGTAG
- a CDS encoding DUF448 domain-containing protein: MATDVPARSPMRSCVICRQTLPKHALTRYVLARAQSGAAGAALMEDPRKRLPGRGWYCCAEDLCRRKISSYQGWRRRAKAGDGGETGVHRV; encoded by the coding sequence GTGGCAACTGATGTTCCGGCGCGCTCGCCCATGCGCAGTTGCGTCATCTGCAGGCAGACCCTGCCCAAACACGCGCTGACCCGCTACGTCCTTGCCAGGGCGCAGTCGGGTGCCGCAGGGGCTGCCCTCATGGAAGATCCGCGCAAGCGGCTCCCCGGCAGAGGCTGGTACTGTTGCGCCGAAGACCTGTGCCGGCGCAAAATCTCTTCATACCAAGGCTGGCGGCGACGGGCCAAGGCTGGAGACGGCGGCGAAACGGGGGTGCATCGTGTCTGA
- the rbfA gene encoding 30S ribosome-binding factor RbfA, with product MKRTDSLHARRLSDLILREVADILARDMGDPRLEGVVISGVRLNPNLRVAEVLYTMENDEARRQATAKALATACGRIRTLLGPRLRSRALPELRFVLDSFLEEVIYARPHEESGDDAPDGTPGDPPGPDSSAH from the coding sequence ATGAAGCGAACCGACTCCCTGCACGCCCGCCGGCTGAGCGATCTGATCCTGCGCGAAGTGGCAGACATCCTGGCCCGGGACATGGGCGACCCCCGACTTGAAGGCGTGGTCATCAGCGGGGTTCGGCTCAACCCGAACTTGCGCGTGGCTGAAGTGCTCTATACCATGGAGAACGACGAGGCCCGCCGCCAGGCCACGGCCAAAGCCTTGGCCACCGCCTGCGGCCGCATCCGTACCCTGCTCGGCCCCCGGCTACGCTCCCGCGCCTTGCCGGAACTGCGCTTTGTGTTGGACAGTTTTCTTGAGGAAGTCATCTATGCGAGACCACACGAAGAATCCGGAGACGACGCCCCGGACGGCACCCCAGGCGACCCCCCTGGTCCGGATTCGTCAGCTCATTGA
- the infB gene encoding translation initiation factor IF-2, with product MVSDEIRVKDLADDLHVNAKDILQALRELGHPAKSLVHVLSEEDVQAVKMHLKDHAGGVDDGRRVSNSGVIVRRRRKPSGPEHADMAADAPEAAAATPHDMSQGVSQGVSQGVSHDESAAAEHVAESADAAMAEQPAETAPVTPRQQSESPRKDREARPRDAAPARARTGRAPSEPAPAARIISTPESQAAAERKAAERKAAEEKAAAEAQAAAAAQAAAQAAAQAAEQAAQPEPTSEPAAAQPQAATTEPGVPVESEQAAQTAQPVQSDQPAEAAAPEGAAKAPADEDGTPPAQRKKKPRVAESSPQVRIISMPDPQAPPRQRPEASRPGGTGSGGPGGPGGPRQGQRPHGPRPGGPQGAGAPGAARTGAPGGAPGAPGAPGTPGTPAAPGTESEADRKRGRKDRRVVEFTSGLSEEEDRRRASLQAKKKKSSPIRDKTGGRARAGGKRRRDGFGDFEMVSTTMAEQAAQPLKQAKRKIRVDEAIRVSDMAHQMGVKSQSLIKVLLGLGIMATINSSLDMDTSTLVANEFGYEVERVGFTEATYLAVQAEEDPEALRPRPPVVTIMGHVDHGKTSLLDAIRETNVTEGEAGGITQHIGAYHVSTRKGDVVFLDTPGHEAFTAMRARGAQVTDIVVLVVAADDGVMDQTREAISHARAAGVPIVVAVNKIDKEGADPDRVKRELSDLNLLPEDWGGETIYAHVSAKQRVGIDELLELILLQAEVLELQANPEKPARGHIVEARLDKGRGPVATILVAEGTLRQGNAFVCGVFSGKARALFSDQGKKMKKAGPAWPVEVQGFEGVPEAGDEFVVVEDEKVARRIAETRLMKQREKELAKESRITLETFLARRGDVASQNLNLILKADVQGSLEAVTEALAKLSTDEVKVKVIHSGAGAVSESDVMLASASEAIIIGFNVRPTVKAKELAERESIDIRFYDIIYQLVSDIKDAMSGMLSPTVREVYLGQAEVRETFSVPKVGTIAGCAVVDGKLVRNAGVRLLRNGVVIYTGAISSLKRFKDDAKEVLKGYECGIGLEKFNDIKVGDYIEAFDHVEEARTL from the coding sequence ATCGTGTCTGATGAAATACGAGTCAAAGATCTGGCGGACGACCTTCACGTCAACGCCAAGGATATTCTCCAGGCGTTGCGAGAGCTTGGCCATCCTGCCAAAAGTTTGGTCCATGTACTGTCCGAGGAGGACGTGCAGGCGGTGAAAATGCATTTGAAAGATCACGCGGGCGGCGTGGACGACGGTCGCCGCGTTTCCAATTCCGGCGTCATCGTACGCAGACGGCGCAAGCCCAGCGGCCCCGAACATGCTGACATGGCTGCAGACGCTCCCGAGGCCGCAGCCGCCACGCCGCACGACATGTCCCAAGGCGTGTCCCAAGGCGTGTCCCAAGGCGTGTCCCATGATGAGAGTGCCGCTGCAGAACACGTCGCGGAATCTGCCGATGCCGCCATGGCCGAACAGCCCGCGGAAACCGCGCCAGTCACGCCGCGCCAGCAGTCGGAAAGCCCCCGCAAGGACCGTGAGGCCAGGCCCCGCGACGCCGCGCCAGCCAGAGCCCGGACGGGCCGCGCCCCCAGCGAGCCCGCCCCTGCCGCGCGCATCATTTCCACCCCGGAAAGCCAGGCTGCCGCCGAACGCAAGGCTGCCGAACGCAAGGCCGCCGAGGAAAAAGCCGCCGCGGAAGCACAAGCTGCAGCCGCAGCGCAGGCCGCTGCGCAGGCAGCAGCGCAGGCCGCCGAGCAGGCTGCCCAGCCCGAGCCGACGTCCGAACCTGCGGCCGCACAGCCTCAGGCTGCGACGACCGAGCCCGGCGTGCCCGTCGAATCCGAGCAGGCTGCCCAGACTGCCCAACCTGTCCAATCCGACCAGCCTGCGGAAGCAGCCGCCCCTGAAGGCGCTGCCAAGGCGCCGGCCGACGAGGACGGCACCCCCCCGGCGCAACGCAAGAAAAAGCCGCGCGTCGCGGAGAGCAGCCCCCAGGTGCGCATCATTTCCATGCCCGACCCGCAAGCCCCGCCCCGGCAGCGTCCCGAAGCCTCCCGCCCCGGCGGCACCGGCTCCGGCGGACCGGGCGGACCCGGCGGCCCCCGCCAGGGCCAACGGCCCCATGGTCCGCGCCCCGGCGGTCCCCAGGGCGCAGGTGCGCCTGGCGCTGCACGGACCGGTGCGCCCGGTGGTGCGCCGGGAGCCCCCGGAGCGCCGGGAACCCCCGGCACCCCTGCGGCCCCTGGCACGGAATCCGAGGCAGACCGCAAACGCGGCCGCAAGGATCGGCGCGTGGTGGAATTCACCTCCGGCCTGTCCGAGGAAGAAGATCGCCGCCGCGCCAGCCTGCAGGCCAAGAAGAAAAAGTCTTCTCCCATCCGGGACAAGACCGGCGGGCGTGCACGTGCCGGCGGCAAACGCCGCCGCGACGGCTTCGGCGATTTCGAAATGGTCTCCACCACCATGGCCGAGCAGGCGGCGCAGCCCCTCAAGCAGGCCAAGCGAAAAATTCGCGTGGACGAGGCCATCCGTGTATCCGACATGGCGCATCAGATGGGTGTCAAGTCCCAAAGTCTCATCAAGGTGCTGTTGGGCCTGGGCATCATGGCCACCATCAACAGCTCCCTGGACATGGACACCTCCACCCTCGTGGCCAATGAGTTCGGCTACGAAGTGGAACGCGTGGGCTTCACCGAGGCAACCTACCTCGCCGTGCAGGCAGAGGAAGATCCCGAAGCCCTGCGGCCCCGGCCTCCCGTGGTGACCATCATGGGCCACGTGGACCATGGCAAGACCTCGCTGCTGGACGCCATCCGGGAAACCAACGTCACCGAGGGCGAAGCCGGCGGCATCACCCAGCACATCGGGGCGTATCACGTCTCCACCCGCAAGGGCGACGTGGTCTTCCTGGATACTCCCGGCCACGAAGCCTTCACCGCCATGCGCGCCCGCGGCGCCCAGGTGACGGATATCGTCGTCCTGGTGGTGGCTGCAGACGACGGCGTGATGGACCAGACCCGCGAGGCCATCAGCCACGCCCGTGCTGCCGGTGTGCCCATCGTGGTGGCCGTGAACAAGATCGATAAGGAAGGCGCCGACCCCGACCGCGTGAAGCGCGAGCTCTCGGACCTGAACCTGCTTCCTGAAGACTGGGGCGGCGAGACCATCTACGCCCACGTCTCGGCCAAGCAGCGTGTCGGCATCGATGAACTGCTGGAGCTCATCCTGCTGCAGGCTGAAGTGCTGGAACTCCAAGCCAACCCCGAAAAGCCCGCCCGCGGCCACATTGTGGAAGCCCGGCTGGACAAGGGCCGCGGCCCCGTGGCCACCATCCTGGTGGCGGAAGGCACCCTGCGCCAGGGCAACGCCTTTGTCTGCGGCGTGTTCTCCGGCAAGGCCCGCGCCCTGTTCAGCGACCAGGGCAAGAAGATGAAAAAGGCCGGCCCGGCCTGGCCTGTGGAAGTGCAGGGCTTTGAAGGCGTGCCCGAAGCCGGGGACGAATTCGTGGTGGTGGAAGACGAAAAGGTGGCCCGCCGCATTGCCGAAACGCGCCTGATGAAGCAGCGCGAAAAGGAGCTGGCCAAGGAATCCCGCATCACCCTGGAAACCTTCCTGGCCCGCCGTGGCGACGTGGCTTCCCAGAACCTCAACCTCATCCTCAAGGCTGACGTGCAGGGTTCCCTGGAAGCCGTGACCGAAGCCCTGGCCAAGCTCTCCACGGATGAAGTCAAGGTCAAGGTCATCCATAGCGGCGCCGGCGCGGTGAGCGAGTCCGACGTCATGCTGGCCAGCGCGTCCGAAGCCATCATCATCGGCTTCAACGTGCGGCCCACCGTCAAGGCCAAGGAACTTGCCGAGCGCGAAAGCATTGACATTCGCTTCTACGACATCATCTATCAGTTGGTGAGCGACATCAAGGACGCCATGAGCGGCATGCTCTCTCCCACGGTGCGCGAAGTGTACCTGGGACAAGCCGAAGTGCGCGAAACCTTCAGCGTGCCCAAGGTGGGCACCATCGCCGGCTGTGCCGTGGTGGATGGCAAGCTCGTCAGAAACGCCGGTGTGCGACTGCTGCGCAATGGCGTGGTCATCTACACCGGGGCAATCTCATCCCTCAAACGTTTCAAGGACGATGCCAAGGAAGTGCTCAAGGGCTACGAATGCGGCATCGGCCTGGAAAAGTTCAACGATATCAAAGTGGGCGACTACATCGAGGCCTTCGACCACGTGGAAGAGGCCAGAACGCTGTAA
- the pnp gene encoding polyribonucleotide nucleotidyltransferase gives MQSAFNPLRLTTTVADVPYILETGRLANQADGAVWLQCGGTVVLVTTVTQTTERDMGFFPLVVDYQEKMYAAGRVPGSFFRREIGRPSERETLCSRLIDRPIRPLFPKGFKDEVQVIATVLSADQENDPDVLAITAASAALHMSRVPFLGPIAGARIGYVNGEFVFNPTSEVLAQSSLNLVMAASREAVVMVEGAASFIPQDVIASALQWGHEKLQPLLDLQEQLREKVGVEKMAFNPPVEDAELKEAIEGLAMAGLSEALYVPEKMARKKAKSAVKELVHKALAEDARFAETPDRLKRTNEFLAALEKRIVRQRIKNEGVRIDGRNTSTVREIKTDIALLPRTHGSALFARGETKVLCVATLGSSRDEQRVEGLMGDGAKRFMLHYNFPPYSVGEVKMLRVSRREIGHGALAERALTPVLPSAEDFPFTMRVVGEVMESNGSSSMATVCAGSLALMDAGVPISAAVAGIAMGLIKEGDDYFVLTDILGDEDALGDMDFKIAGTREGVTAFQMDIKIAGIPPEVMAKALAQATDARLHILGEMDKILAAPRPQLSEFAPQLEVVQVNPDIIRMIIGPGGKNIKAITADTGAAIDIEDSGKVSIFAPTLEALQKAKERVMHFDQRPEVGTIYEGPVRKILEIGAIVEILPGVEGLVHISQLALERIDKVTDVVKLGDTLKVKCLELLDGGKMRLSRAAVLAEEQGVEFKDSPPRSGRPPRREGDRNDRPRGDRGGRGDRNDRPRGNREGGGSRGGSGGGFTGFDE, from the coding sequence ATGCAAAGTGCTTTCAATCCCTTGCGCCTCACCACCACCGTTGCCGACGTCCCCTACATCCTGGAAACCGGCCGCCTGGCCAACCAGGCCGATGGCGCCGTGTGGCTGCAGTGCGGCGGCACCGTGGTACTGGTGACCACCGTCACCCAGACCACAGAACGCGACATGGGCTTCTTCCCCCTGGTGGTGGACTACCAGGAAAAGATGTATGCCGCCGGCCGCGTGCCCGGCAGCTTCTTCCGCCGCGAAATCGGCCGCCCCAGCGAACGCGAAACCCTCTGCTCCCGGCTCATCGACCGCCCCATCCGCCCGCTCTTCCCCAAGGGCTTCAAGGATGAAGTGCAGGTCATCGCCACGGTGCTGTCCGCGGATCAGGAAAACGATCCCGACGTGCTGGCCATCACCGCCGCCTCTGCCGCCCTGCACATGAGCCGCGTGCCCTTCCTGGGGCCCATCGCCGGCGCACGCATCGGCTACGTGAACGGCGAGTTCGTCTTCAACCCCACCAGCGAAGTGCTGGCCCAGTCCAGCCTGAATCTGGTCATGGCTGCCTCCCGCGAGGCCGTGGTCATGGTGGAAGGCGCAGCGTCCTTCATCCCGCAGGATGTCATCGCCAGCGCCCTGCAGTGGGGCCATGAAAAGCTGCAGCCCCTGCTGGATCTGCAGGAGCAGCTGCGCGAAAAGGTCGGCGTGGAAAAGATGGCCTTCAACCCGCCGGTGGAAGATGCGGAGCTGAAGGAAGCCATTGAAGGATTGGCCATGGCCGGCCTGTCCGAAGCCCTGTACGTGCCGGAGAAGATGGCCCGCAAGAAGGCCAAGTCCGCCGTCAAGGAGCTGGTGCACAAGGCCCTGGCCGAGGACGCCCGCTTTGCCGAGACCCCCGATCGGCTCAAGCGCACCAACGAGTTCCTCGCTGCCCTGGAAAAGCGCATCGTCCGCCAGCGCATCAAGAACGAAGGCGTGCGCATCGACGGCCGCAACACCTCCACGGTGCGCGAAATCAAGACCGATATCGCCCTGCTGCCCCGCACGCATGGGTCCGCCCTCTTTGCCCGCGGCGAAACCAAGGTGCTCTGCGTGGCCACCCTGGGCTCCAGCCGCGACGAACAGCGCGTGGAAGGCCTGATGGGCGACGGCGCCAAGCGCTTCATGCTGCATTACAACTTCCCCCCCTATTCCGTGGGCGAAGTGAAGATGCTGCGCGTCTCCCGCCGGGAAATCGGCCACGGCGCCCTGGCCGAACGCGCCCTTACCCCTGTGCTGCCCTCGGCGGAAGACTTCCCCTTCACCATGCGCGTGGTGGGCGAAGTGATGGAGTCCAACGGCTCCTCCTCCATGGCCACGGTCTGCGCCGGTTCCCTGGCGCTCATGGACGCCGGCGTGCCCATCTCCGCCGCGGTGGCTGGCATCGCCATGGGCCTGATCAAGGAAGGGGACGACTACTTCGTCCTCACCGACATCCTGGGTGATGAAGACGCCCTGGGCGACATGGACTTCAAGATCGCCGGCACCCGCGAAGGCGTGACCGCGTTCCAGATGGACATCAAGATCGCCGGCATTCCCCCCGAAGTGATGGCCAAGGCCCTGGCCCAGGCCACGGACGCCCGCCTGCACATCCTGGGCGAGATGGACAAGATCCTCGCCGCGCCGCGCCCCCAGCTCTCCGAGTTCGCGCCGCAGCTGGAAGTGGTGCAGGTGAACCCGGACATCATCCGCATGATCATCGGCCCCGGCGGCAAGAACATCAAGGCCATCACCGCGGACACCGGCGCAGCCATCGACATCGAAGACTCGGGCAAGGTCTCCATCTTCGCCCCCACCCTGGAGGCCCTGCAGAAGGCCAAGGAACGGGTGATGCACTTCGACCAGCGGCCGGAAGTGGGCACGATCTACGAAGGTCCGGTGCGCAAGATCCTGGAAATCGGCGCCATTGTGGAAATTCTGCCCGGCGTCGAAGGCCTGGTGCACATCTCGCAGCTGGCCCTGGAACGCATCGACAAGGTGACGGACGTGGTCAAGCTGGGGGACACCCTCAAGGTCAAGTGCCTGGAACTGCTGGATGGCGGCAAGATGCGCCTCTCCCGCGCTGCGGTGCTGGCCGAGGAACAGGGCGTTGAGTTCAAGGATTCCCCGCCGCGTTCCGGCCGGCCTCCGCGCCGTGAAGGCGACCGCAACGACCGCCCCCGTGGCGACCGTGGCGGCCGCGGTGATCGCAACGACCGTCCCCGCGGCAACCGCGAAGGTGGCGGCAGCCGTGGCGGCAGCGGCGGCGGCTTCACCGGCTTCGACGAATAG